The Coffea arabica cultivar ET-39 chromosome 9e, Coffea Arabica ET-39 HiFi, whole genome shotgun sequence genome has a window encoding:
- the LOC113709529 gene encoding F-box protein SKIP19-like, with protein MGSIPRASTPPPPWVELPPEITTIILQKLGTIEILTTVQLVCKTWRDLCVHPAMWRIIDLRNDMRNDGSLLDSAYDLEKICRHAVDRSQGQLIDINIEFFGTDDLLYYISQRSGQLRRLRLVFCYHLSGEALSKAVKKMPYLEELQLYYTRITKEAIEAVGHSCPHLKCFRLNNQGFRRPQIECDEEALAVAENMPSLCHLQLFGNKMTNEGLKAILDGCHHLESLDLRHCFNLCLEGSLERRCSQQIKELKRPHDSTEDYEFECHIEDFESSDEDYSFRFSDIDHMSLDDDYYEFSDLDDEYFDYADLVID; from the exons ATGGGGTCAATCCCACGGGCATCAACTCCGCCACCGCCGTGGGTGGAGCTGCCGCCAGAGATAACAACGATAATTCTGCAAAAATTGGGTACAATTGAGATTCTCACGACCGTCCAATTGGTTTGTAAAACTTGGCGGGACCTGTGCGTCCACCCTGCCATGTGGCGCATTATCGACCTGCGCAATGATATGCGGAACGACGGAAGCCTCTTGGACTCCGCCTATGACCTTGAGAAGATTTGCCGCCACGCTGTCGATCGTAGCCAAGGCCAGTTGATTGATATCAACATTGAGTTCTTTGGCACCGATGACTTGCTCTATTACATCTCCCAGCG ATCAGGTCAACTCAGACGTCTACGGCTAGTATTTTGCTATCATTTATCTGGTGAAGCACTAAGCAAAGCGGTTAAGAAAATGCCATATCTGGAGGAACTGCAACTGTACTATACTAGAATCACCAAAGAAGCTATTGAAGCTGTTGGTCATTCATGCCCTCATTTAAAGTGTTTTAGGTTGAATAACCAAGGCTTTAGACGGCCACAAATAGAATGTGATGAGGAGGCATTAGCTGTTGCAGAAAATATGCCATCATTATGTCATCTTCAGCTTTTTGGAAACAAGATGACAAATGAAGGACTAAAGGCCATTCTTGATGGTTGCCATCACCTTGAGTCACTTGATTTGCGGCATTGTTTCAATCTTTGTCTTGAAGGTAGTCTAGAAAGAAGGTGTTCTCAACAAATCAAAGAATTGAAGCGCCCTCATGACTCAACTGAAGATTATGAGTTTGAATGTCACATTGAGGATTTTGAATCATCTGATGAAGATTATTCGTTCAGATTTTCAGACATCGACCATATGTCTTTGGATGATGATTATTATGAATTCTCTGATCTTGACGATGAATATTTTGACTATGCAGACTTGGTTATCGATTAG
- the LOC113709570 gene encoding protein kinase PINOID-like — MLELYRSSDDQLIISEEGRGSNTYYTSSKSSMSSDSHCTSFSRLSFDLPSSSSPEDHQQQQQQQRQISLKPHRSSDSSFQALLRSAAFSRRLSFRDFSLVRQIGSGDISRVYLCRLRGGPERGRLYAMKVVDNEILAMKKKIQRAETERKIMKMLDHPFLPTLYAEFEASHFSCVVMEYCSGGDLHSLRHKQPHKRFSINSSRFYAAEVLVALEYLHMLGIIYRDLKPENVLVRSDGHIMLTDFDLSLCSDAIPAVESPDFISDPPSSPSLDSQPRTPTPFSCISNRLFRSRKIQTLSTNRLFVAEPVSARSCSFVGTHEYVAPEVASGRSHGNAVDWWALGIFIYEMIYGRTPFAGPSNEATLRNIVKKPLAFPTDAPNSLSEYHARNLISGLLNKDPSRRLGSKRGAADVKTHPFFKGLNFALIRSVTPPGVPGMSGKQKTTTSRHERKQPAAPFDFF, encoded by the exons ATGCTCGAGCTATATCGTAGCTCAGACGATCAGCTCATAATATCAGAAGAAGGGCGTGGCAGCAATACGTATTATACAAGTAGTAAAAGTTCAATGAGTAGCGATAGCCATTGCACAAGTTTCAGCCGTCTCTCATTCGATCTTCCGTCGAGCAGCTCGCCGGAGGAtcatcagcagcagcagcagcagcagcggcAGATATCCCTGAAGCCCCATCGATCATCAGATTCTTCCTTCCAAGCCCTCCTCCGGTCTGCTGCCTTCAGCAGGCGGCTGAGCTTCAGGGACTTCAGCCTCGTCCGCCAGATTGGCAGCGGAGATATCAGCAGAGTCTATCTCTGTCGCCTCAGAGGCGGACCTGAGAGGGGACGGCTATACGCCATGAAAGTCGTGGATAATGAGATTTTGGCCATGAAAAAAAAGATCCAAAGAGCTGAAACCGAAAGAAAGATCATGAAAATGTTGGATCATCCATTTTTACCTACTCTTTATGCTGAATTTGAAGCATCCCATTTTTCTTGTGTAGTTATGGAGTACTGTTCAGGTGGTGATTTGCATTCTCTTAGACACAAACAGCCTCACAAACGCTTCTCAATCAACTCTTCTAG GTTTTATGCAGCTGAGGTATTGGTAGCACTAGAATATCTACACATGCTGGGGATCATCTACAGGGACTTGAAGCCGGAAAATGTGTTGGTGAGATCTGACGGTCATATTATGCTGACGGACTTTGATCTGTCGCTTTGCTCAGATGCAATCCCGGCCGTTGAATCGCCTGACTTCATATCTGACCCGCCGTCATCACCGTCGCTTGATAGCCAGCCCCGTACACCGACgcccttttcttgcatttccaACCGGCTGTTCCGGTCCAGGAAGATTCAGACCCTTTCGACCAACCGGCTATTCGTGGCTGAGCCGGTCTCCGCCCGGTCCTGCTCTTTTGTTGGAACCCACGAGTACGTGGCACCTGAGGTGGCATCCGGTAGGTCCCACGGGAACGCTGTGGACTGGTGGGCCCTCGGGATTTTTATCTACGAGATGATCTACGGACGCACCCCATTTGCCGGTCCATCGAACGAAGCTACACTGAGGAACATCGTGAAAAAGCCCTTGGCGTTCCCCACTGACGCGCCGAACAGCTTGAGTGAATACCACGCGCGTAACTTGATTTCCGGGTTGTTGAACAAGGATCCGAGTAGGAGGCTCGGATCCAAACGCGGGGCAGCTGACGTCAAGACCCACCCGTTTTTCAAGGGATTGAACTTCGCTTTAATACGGTCGGTGACGCCACCGGGGGTCCCAGGAATGAGCGGCAAGCAGAAAACGACGACGTCGCGTCACGAAAGGAAACAACCTGCGGCGCCGTTCGATTTCTTCTGA